TGGTGAAGGTGAAGACCGACGAGGGGCTGGTCGGCATCGGCGAGGCCTATCACGGCGCCGGTGTCCACCAGATCGCCACCGATCCCCGGCTGGTCGAAAGGGCGCTCATCGGCCAGGACCCGCGGAACGTGGACAAGCTTTTTCACGATATGATGGGTTCCATGTCCGCCTCCGGATTCTACCAGGGTGCGGTCATGAGCGCCATCAGCGGGATCGAAATGGCCCTGTGGGACATCACGGGACAGGCCTGTGGCGTGCCCATCTGGCAACTGCTCGGCGGCAAGTTCAGGGACCGCATCCGTGTATACAACGACTGTCACGCGGGAGACGAAGAAACGCCGGAAGCCTACGCGGAGAAGGCCCAGGCCGTGGAAGCCCGGGGCTTCGACGCCATCAAGTTCGACATCGATCCGCAGCCTTCCCGGCGGGACCGGTACAACCGGACCATCAGCAACCACGACGTGGCCTACTTCGTCGACGTCATCACCGCCTTGCGGGAGGCCCTGGATCCCAATACCGACCTGCTCATCGACGCCCACTGGAACTACGCTCCGGTGGACATCCTCAAGGTGGCCTACGCCATCGAGGACCTCGACCTGATGTGGCTGGAGGACCCCGTGCCGCCGGAGAACATCGAGGCCATGGCGAAGGTCACCCAGGCCACGCGTGTCCCCATCTGCACCGGGGAGAACTTCTATACGCGCCACGGATTCCGGGACCTCATCGAGGCGCAGGCGGCGGACATCATCTCGCCCGATCACGCCAAGGCGGGCGGCCTGCTGGAGGGCCGGAAGATTGCCGATCTGGCCGACATGTACTACATCCCCATTTCACCGCACAACATCTGCGGCCCCATCGGGACGATGGCCGTGTGCCACCTGTGCGCGGCAGTACCCAACTTCCAGGTGCTCGAATTCCATCACCTGGACGACGAAGTGTGGAATACGCTGACGGTGGAACGGGACCTGATCCGGGACGGGCATATCGACCTGCCCATGACGCCGGGCCTGGGCGTTACGCTGGACGAGGAAGTAGCCCGGCGCGCGGCCCGGGAGGACCTCGGTTTCTTCTGATCATGGACCGGGAATGTGCGCGGCCGGCCGGGACGCCTGCCGGCCGAGAAGCACATGACCGACCTGGGATTCCAATAGACCACGGATACCATGGGATATGATGCCGAAATCGTCGGCCCGCGAATGAACCCGGACCTGACCCCCGAACTGGAACGGGAGGCCGCCTTCTTCCTGAAATGGGGCTATCTGATCGTGGAAGATGCGCTGACCTCCGGGCAGATCGAGCAGCTTCGGGACGCCCTCGACGAGACCTTCACCCGGCGCGGCGAGTCCTTCATTCACCAACTACTGGAAGAGGACCAACGGTTTGCATTCCTGCTGGACAACCCACCCGTCCTGGACCGCATGAAGGCCATACTCGGCAACTGCATCCAGCTGCACAGCGCGACGGCGCGGGTTACGAAACCGGGCGAACCGGACCAGAACTGGCACAGGGACATACCCTGGCCCAAGGATCCGGAGCCGCCGCCCTACGGCAACGAGCCGGGCCAGATCAACTGCGGGTACTACCTCGACCAGCTGACCATGGAAAACGGACCCATCGTCATCGTGCCGGGCAGCCACCGGGCGCCCTTTAAGCCGCCGGAGACCCAGGCCCGTTTTCCGGACGAGAAGCATGTACTGGCGAGGCCGGGACAGGCCGTCCTGTTCGACGGCTGGCTCTTTCACCGCGGGGCCGCCAACCAGTCGGACCGCAACCGCAAGGTCTGCCTGATGTGCTACCAGAACGCCTGGATGAAGTCCCGGGAACCCTTCGACGGCCCACGGGTGACCGCCATGCGGGAGAAGGGAACCCGGGAACAGAAACTGCTGCTCGGCGCAATCGACCGCTGGTAGCGTAACATGACCGACGTCCTGCCCTGAGCGAGATGAGCGAGATGAGCGAGTTGAACGAGATGAGCGAATTGTCCATGATGGATATCCATCGGGCCGAAATGCCCGTACGCATCGGCATCTCGTCCTGCCTGCTCGGGGAGCGCGTCCGCTACGACGGCGGGCACAAGCGCGACGACTACCTGGTGGACGTGGTCGGCCGTTACGTGGAGTGGATCCCGGTGTGTCCGGAAGTGGAAGCAGGCATGGGTACCCCGCGGGAGACCGTGCAGTTGACCCGGGTCGACGGCGATGTCCGGATGCTGACGAAAAACGGGGTCGACCACACCGACATGGTGGACTGGTTCGCCCGCCAACGCGTGCAGACCCTGGAGCAGGCCCGGCTCAGCGGCTATATCCTGAAGAGCCGGTCACCCTCCTGCGGCATGGGAAGGGTGCCCGTGGTCCAGCCTGAGGGCGCCGCGCTCCGTAACGGGCGCGGGATATTCGCCCGGCGGCTGATGGATGCCCTGCCCCATCTGCCCGTGGAAGAAGAGCGGCGGCTGCATAACCCGCGGGTCCGGGAGAACTTCATCAGCCGGGTTTTCGCCTGCTACCGCTGGCTGCAGCTCGCCGATTCGGGCCTGACCCGGCAATCGCTGATGAGCTATCACCGGGCCTACAAGTACCTCCTCATGGCGCACAGCCAGGAGGGCACGCGCCGTCTCGGACGGCTGCTGGCGAAACCGGAACGCTACGCCACCACCGGGGAACTGTCGGACGCCTACCTGGGCGAATTCAACCGCGTCATGAAAAGAACGCCGTCCCGGCGGAATCACACCAACGTGCTGCAGCACATGGCGGGCTATGTCTCCGACCGGCTCGACGCCCGTACGCGCCGTGAACTGACGCGCATGATCCAGAAGTACCACGAGGAGCTACTGCCCCTGATCGTGCCCGTGGTCATGCTGCGGCACTACGTGCGCGAGTTCGACATCACCTACCTGCAGGACCAGACCTACCTCCAACCCTTTCCCGGCGAACTGATGCTGCTCAACCAGTTGTAGCCCTGATCTCGAGTTCCGCAAGAAATACTGTTATCAAGTTGAGTCTAATAGTCGATCAAGTTCTGCGACTATTCCCAGTGTTGAACTAACTGTGGGGGAAAGTTCATCGGATGTTTGCTGGACTTTCTGTTTCAGTCGGTAAATTGCTGTTCGCGCCTCTTCGTCGTTTGTTCCTTCCTGAAATGTTTTAAGGAATTCGCGCCAAAACACTGTTTTGATTCCACTTAGTTGTACGTCGTTTAACTTCGTCATGTAAGAATCCATAATCCCAGTACGAGCTAAACGACCAAAGTTCCCTCCACCGTCAGATTCAGGTTTATCTAATACTGGATCTGATTTTTGTGGGTAAGGAGCAATTCCGTTTGGGATATTTATGACCGTACTCAGTTGAGTTCTTCTAATATGTTGCCAGTGGTAGTTGCGAAACTCAGCAGCAAATTTTGCAGATTCAATATACGGTTCAAAGAGTATAGGTGAACCGCTTATTACGTTACCGAGAACCCATGGAACGACTACAATCAGGTCCTGCTTCGTGCAAGCAGCGGCAGTAGTTTGGAATCTCAAACTTGGCTCAGCTTCTTTTGCCAGGAGGTACCAACCTTTGAGCTCGATTCCCATGAGGATCTCACCACTTGACGCCTTACGTAATAGGACATCAGGGAAAGTCTGCGCTTGTCGAACAAAACTGTATAGAGGGTACTTTTCTAAAGGATCCCAAGTATTTCGCATATGGTTGAGAGTACCGACTACCTGTTCTTCTATTGTCGCTCCTAAGACCGTATTGAGTGTGTGCAGATCAGTTGCCATAATTCCAGATATCTGCGTCTCCGTACGGTAATAAACTGGAAGGCTCGCTATCGCTTCTATAACGTCACAATAAAGTTGATAATGCTCCCAGTCACTGTTGGGTGCTTCCTTGACTGGAGCTTCTGGTACGGTTGGGTTTTCGTTACTATTCATTGTTCGGCCAATCTCTCTATCGCAGCAGTATAGAATTCAGGTACTATCTCGGTAGCAAAATACCTTCGGCTTGATCGATAAGACACTACGGCACCGGGACATAGACCTCCAAAGGGCTCCCAAACAACATCGCCCGAAACCGTTGACGCGCGGACAATACGATCAATGAATTTCAGTGGTTTCTGACTCCCGTGCAAACTACGGAATTTGTACTTCATCGCACTGCGAGATCCACGGATACGCTCAGAACCTCCGACTTGGGGTTCTCGCCAAACATTCGTGATACCAACTTCGCATTTAAATTTAGCTCGCATCTTTTCCCACTGAGAACCTGTTACCGGATTGTTGCCATCCACGCTAAAATAAGGTCTACCTTTGAGCTCACCGTGTGTATTTGCAAACTCTACCAGCTTTATAAACGTTTCAACTGGCGGGAAGTACCAAAGATGGTCGGCTGTCAGGTACTTCCTTGTCGCAGCATTGAGTACACCGCACGCTTCATTTGCTAAACGCAAAGGTAAACCTGTTCGTTTCCACTCGTACCTTAGCCATTCCTGC
The window above is part of the Gemmatimonadota bacterium genome. Proteins encoded here:
- a CDS encoding DUF523 and DUF1722 domain-containing protein, with product MSEMSELNEMSELSMMDIHRAEMPVRIGISSCLLGERVRYDGGHKRDDYLVDVVGRYVEWIPVCPEVEAGMGTPRETVQLTRVDGDVRMLTKNGVDHTDMVDWFARQRVQTLEQARLSGYILKSRSPSCGMGRVPVVQPEGAALRNGRGIFARRLMDALPHLPVEEERRLHNPRVRENFISRVFACYRWLQLADSGLTRQSLMSYHRAYKYLLMAHSQEGTRRLGRLLAKPERYATTGELSDAYLGEFNRVMKRTPSRRNHTNVLQHMAGYVSDRLDARTRRELTRMIQKYHEELLPLIVPVVMLRHYVREFDITYLQDQTYLQPFPGELMLLNQL
- a CDS encoding phytanoyl-CoA dioxygenase family protein, translating into MGYDAEIVGPRMNPDLTPELEREAAFFLKWGYLIVEDALTSGQIEQLRDALDETFTRRGESFIHQLLEEDQRFAFLLDNPPVLDRMKAILGNCIQLHSATARVTKPGEPDQNWHRDIPWPKDPEPPPYGNEPGQINCGYYLDQLTMENGPIVIVPGSHRAPFKPPETQARFPDEKHVLARPGQAVLFDGWLFHRGAANQSDRNRKVCLMCYQNAWMKSREPFDGPRVTAMREKGTREQKLLLGAIDRW
- a CDS encoding site-specific DNA-methyltransferase — translated: MSVQLSEKQSTNSPEKGESYTRNQVSIHFDHAESQYANWPPPSCIISDGPYGIGGFPGDSHTADSLADWYEQHIKAWSMFSTPSTTLWFWNTEVGWATVHPVLVSNGWEYRCCNIWDKGIGHIAGNANTQTLRKFPVVTEVCVHYVKATRFQVDSESYNMQEWLRYEWKRTGLPLRLANEACGVLNAATRKYLTADHLWYFPPVETFIKLVEFANTHGELKGRPYFSVDGNNPVTGSQWEKMRAKFKCEVGITNVWREPQVGGSERIRGSRSAMKYKFRSLHGSQKPLKFIDRIVRASTVSGDVVWEPFGGLCPGAVVSYRSSRRYFATEIVPEFYTAAIERLAEQ
- a CDS encoding mandelate racemase/muconate lactonizing enzyme family protein; protein product: MKITHVGAVLLHPMPWVLVKVKTDEGLVGIGEAYHGAGVHQIATDPRLVERALIGQDPRNVDKLFHDMMGSMSASGFYQGAVMSAISGIEMALWDITGQACGVPIWQLLGGKFRDRIRVYNDCHAGDEETPEAYAEKAQAVEARGFDAIKFDIDPQPSRRDRYNRTISNHDVAYFVDVITALREALDPNTDLLIDAHWNYAPVDILKVAYAIEDLDLMWLEDPVPPENIEAMAKVTQATRVPICTGENFYTRHGFRDLIEAQAADIISPDHAKAGGLLEGRKIADLADMYYIPISPHNICGPIGTMAVCHLCAAVPNFQVLEFHHLDDEVWNTLTVERDLIRDGHIDLPMTPGLGVTLDEEVARRAAREDLGFF